One window from the genome of Aricia agestis chromosome 22, ilAriAges1.1, whole genome shotgun sequence encodes:
- the LOC121737934 gene encoding zinc finger protein 62-like translates to MTDAELNRSAIKFICGDIDNVCRLCLNIIGPESSKISIYQIAIIQTPYYNDELSYHSVFQELGVTSEPALPGFLCVSCATLSVNAFLFQKLCECSEQQWKTSFNLLEKFFTQSETLNTRAVSVFFNVEENEMLTSYNPMPVKNKKYVVAKLQRNMKIRKKRKNEKNIIQRRFPCQTCGKEFSKFYELETHKQQVHYPKTIGCDLCTKKFSTEKLLCKHKKTNHVSLSCYVCNQEYSSKNSLRTHMVKHTNNKQDTCPRCNKEFSNPQSYKFHLKNCGQYICDMCGKEYSQKCSLMFHLACTHGFSNNIRTCLWCDKKFLNASTLKQHEVKHTRERNFTCEICGGKFVTNRALIYHRRLHTGERPYPCDICGESFLNSSRRMMHKRRVHLGPDKECEICSAKFHSNTELQRHKRRHDNPHSKEYYVPKGNTKSGLKKGKVKVMVNYNEYY, encoded by the exons ATGACTGACGCAGAATTAAATAGATCAGCTATAAAATTTATATGTGGAGATATCGATAATGTGTGTAGGTTATGTCTAAATATCATCGGTCCCGAAAGCAGTAAAATTTCGATTTACCAGATAGCTATAATTCAGACTCCGTATTACAACGACGAATTATCTTACCATTCTGTTTTCCAAGAACTTGGG GTGACATCGGAACCGGCATTGCCAGGATTTTTATGTGTCAGCTGTGCCACTCTTTCTGTCAACGCCTTCTTATTCCAAAAGCTTTGTGAATGTTCTGAGCAACAGTGGAAAACATCTTTCAACTTGCTCGAAAAGTTTTTTACCCAATCAGAAACACTCAACACCCGAGCAGTGAGTGTCTTTTTCAATGTTGAGGAAAATGAGATGTTGACATCCTACAATCCAATGCCGGTGAAAAATAAGAAGTATGTTGTTGCTAAACTCCAGAGAAACATGAAAATTCGGAAGAAAAGGAAAAATGAAAAGAATATAATCCAGAGAAGGTTTCCTTGTCAGACCTGCGGTAAAGAATTCTCAAAGTTTTATGAGCTGGAAACTCATAAGCAGCAAGTACATTATCCAAAAACTATTGGATGTGATTTGTGTACAAAAAAGTTTAGCACTGAAAAACTACtctgtaaacataaaaaaacaaacCATGTCAGTCTGAGCTGTTATGTGTGCAACCAAGAATACTCTTCAAAGAATTCTCTTAGAACGCACATGGTCAAACATACTAACAATAAACAAGACACTTGTCCACGATGTAATAAAGAATTTAGCAATCCCCAATCTTATAAATTCCACTTAAAAAATTGTGGTCAGTATATTTGTGATATGTGCGGCAAAGAGTATTCTCAGAAATGTAGTCTAATGTTTCATCTAGCTTGCACACACGGCTTCAGTAATAACATACGTACTTGCTTGTGGTGcgacaaaaagtttttaaacgcGAGCACGCTCAAACAGCACGAAGTTAAACATACGAGGGAACGGAACTTCACATGCGAAATATGTGGTGGAAAGTTTGTTACAAATCGGGCACTCATATATCATAGGAGACTGCACACAGGAGAGCGCCCGTACCCTTGTGATATATGTGGCGAGAGTTTCCTAAACTCATCTAGACGGATGATGCATAAGCGCAGAGTTCATTTAGGACCAGACAAAGAGTGCGAAATTTGTTCGGCTAAATTTCATTCAAACACTGAGCTCCAGAGACATAAGAGAAGACATGATAACCCACATTCTAAAGAATATTATGTTCCTAAAGGGAATACAAAATCTGGGCTAAAGAAGGGAAAAGTCAAAGTAATGGTAaactataatgaatattattag
- the LOC121737933 gene encoding zinc finger protein 540-like → MCDTDLKSALKFISRVCTNVCRLCLHSTDPDADGVNIHKFVHVETPYYKNEMTYQSIFQELQVLSESALPDVLCVNCATLTVNTFLFKKLCEYSQQQWQTSFNTLNKIVAQSETLNTRAACVFFNVCDDEMLTSYCPISKKTKKNVIAKLQKNMKIRLKRKDEKRWIQKKIPCPICPKTFSKLYELESHKEAVHYPKTIQCDLCDKVFSTDRLLHKHKKLNHIKLICNVCSQEFSSRHCLRSHMEKHCKNSLKSSIDKQDKNTLKYSSQLKLKEQNTCPRCDKEFVSRNSYKFHLKNCGQFICDMCGKHYSVKASFKVHLACSHGFGSKVLSCKWCHKTFLNSCSLKRHEVKHTKERNFSCEICKAKFVTDRALICHRRLHTGERPYPCDICGERFLNTSRRMMHKRRAHLGPDKKCKICSAKFYMNRDLQRHNKTHESQLAKDSNVAEINSKSGLASGKSKVIEC, encoded by the exons ATGTGTGATACGGATTTGAAATCAGCCTTAAAATTCATTAGCAGAGTTTGCACTAATGTTTGCAGGTTGTGCCTACATTCCACTGATCCTGACGCTGACGGCGTAAATATTCATAAGTTTGTTCATGTAGAGACtccttattataaaaatgaaatgac gtaccAGTCTATTTTTCAAGAACTTCAG GTGTTATCAGAATCGGCTTTACCTGATGTATTATGTGTCAACTGTGCCACCCTTACGGTCAACACCTTCTTATTCAAAAAGCTTTGTGAATATTCTCAGCAACAGTGGCAGACATCTTTCAACACTCTGAACAAGATTGTTGCTCAGTCAGAAACACTCAACACTAGAGCGGCATGTGTCTTTTTTAATGTTTGCGACGATGAGATGTTGACATCCTACTGTCCAATATCGAAGAAAACTAAGAAGAATGTCATAGCCAAACTCCAGAAGAACATGAAAATTCGATTAAAAAGGAAAGACGAGAAGAGGTGGATCCAGAAGAAAATTCCCTGCCCGATCTGCCCTAAAACATTCTCAAAGCTTTATGAGTTAGAATCACATAAAGAAGCCGTACACTATCCAAAAACAATACAATGCGATTTATGTGACAAAGTATTTAGTACTGACAGACttttacataaacataaaaaattaaatcacaTCAAATTAATTTGTAATGTGTGCAGCCAGGAATTCTCATCGAGACATTGCCTAAGATCACACATGGAAAAGCACTGTAAAAATTCTCTAAAATCCAGTATCGATAAACAAGATAAAAATACACTAAAGTATTCctcacaattaaaattaaaagaacaAAATACTTGTCCACGCTGTGATAAAGAATTTGTTAGTAGAAATTCATATAAATTTCACTTGAAAAATTGTGGGCAGTTTATTTGTGATATGTGCGGCAAACACTATTCTGTGAAGGCCAGTTTCAAAGTCCATTTAGCTTGCTCTCATGGTTTTGGTAGTAAGGTTTTATCTTGTAAATGGTGccacaaaacatttttaaattcgtgTAGCCTAAAACGGCACGAAGTAAAACATACAAAGGAACGAAACTTTTCATGTGAAATATGCAAAGCCAAGTTTGTGACAGACAGGGCACTCATATGTCATAGGAGGCTACACACAGGAGAGCGTCCGTACCCTTGTGACATATGCGGTGAGAGGTTTCTGAATACCTCGAGAAGGATGATGCATAAGCGCAGAGCTCATCTTGGACCcgacaaaaaatgtaaaatttgttCAGCTAAATTTTATATGAACCGTGACCTACAGAGACATAATAAGACCCATGAAAGCCAACTTGCTAAGGATTCTAATGTTGCtgaaataaattcaaaatctGGGCTAGCAAGTGGAAAAAGCAAAGTAATTGAATGTTAG
- the LOC121737930 gene encoding uncharacterized protein LOC121737930, with protein sequence MTTPILLEGSNLGERHKYYNQLVTTTLKQNVTHTEILQAPEESPIDRLFKIDVASERRDVEYILQNLKDDDMLYVSRALKSLWLLEPRYCDVINPRYLEDEVFPHMIQPAVNKMRHWLHKNLTDSTRCQQFYEYYKDRDIAIKFLWHCPADYILAEIKNVVHILSPQDFKVLCESCPQAARVYYEGLQANNDALLRYIKSEETYFKSIQCVLKTDSCLYLDIVEKYFNMQKFGKLSPEATRYIIKNFKDRFDAKPELYTVYFLRTKTLARLLTSEEAKTLILKLAQAEYLENWFTYKNIEPLILKVNANERAAFKKQIFVDKNVGDKIKEWKYPIPIKIEPEIIRDRNIFKDAEAKPICFERQMRFKRMLKKRKYGKWDSIVTQKSPLDLLFDKYRFKNFNSAFHELTQKLPSEGTIEGRMNIFLVLVSKSGGVPEQVDKLLTLLVTKHMNEPSNLRAAVVRSLVKRAAAWRLPDPTWDMMINFGHHLGLDGGIAELECIEGIHAVVLRHLINDIPLTDAIITAFLKDSSTLRDYKLNFKERAVVGPRLAKIFLDSEPNMFLDTLDEYKLEIKDILDAETTLVEKARTDAGFLRQLFDRKIGRRLLLKETFQLIDNDASYINVLKHDASVLENGVKFASLLKEKRPHHDRFLRALALYFNEPNGLAELHKTLLLDEMKSNPQSWIARAINILSTNLFLNLKVVDDIDNKADKKRLGAAFRATAHKIRPTLNIDSVDWQTLGAKAVANKVFICRAKDQKSYVNLLLQWRRTVRIATRLGLSSKSSKEIFVAASKLRPAAVLKMAAKTYLRQQTIDPQVWEVIKKLIKELVTDKRSKYLLNSLKKNKNIPDDIKAEYWVLLYEVFSKINKEDATNILCKVENVLPLVEDHILIRSIIDKYLNKEFVFENIVAHEYEKTEIHGLNLRIMVKYLMMCTSEIEQKERLDNVCDAFFNKAATLNETLGEEAKKKLYGLLYRVIRALKYNKAYLGNYACSLPVFQRIMENMKKILPMEQYLALYIEIRIIMLYYNSVKESMKENPSIFEKLDKNIEDAIESVGVKLGERIDSDIKQLTVEYFFSIVDIYKHVLVLFLHHFEYDEGHNPIALPMIKGMFCKKRTESLVLVEHIFSRGECPIDHRDKTLDTLKSFNNTIINMLIYAHS encoded by the coding sequence ATGACCACCCCAATACTGCTGGAAGGCTCGAACCTGGGCGAGAGGCACAAATATTACAATCAACTGGTAACAACGACATTGAAGCAAAATGTTACTCACACAGAAATATTACAAGCACCTGAAGAATCGCCAATAGACAGACTATTCAAGATCGACGTAGCTTCCGAACGGAGGGATGTGGAGTACATACTGCAGAATCTGAAGGATGATGACATGCTATACGTGAGCCGGGCACTGAAGTCATTATGGCTGTTGGAGCCCCGATACTGTGACGTCATCAACCCTCGCTATCTGGAGGATGAGGTCTTTCCGCACATGATCCAGCCAGCCGTCAACAAGATGAGGCACTGGCTGCACAAGAATCTCACAGACAGCACTAGATGTCAGCAGTTCTATGAATACTACAAGGATCGCGATATCGCTATCAAGTTCCTCTGGCACTGTCCTGCCGATTACATACTggctgaaataaaaaatgtcgtCCATATATTGAGTCCGCAAGACTTCAAGGTACTCTGCGAGAGCTGCCCGCAGGCTGCCCGAGTATATTATGAAGGTCTCCAAGCGAATAACGATGCCCTTTTGCGCTATATAAAAAGCGAGGAGACTTATTTTAAAAGCATACAATGTGTCCTAAAGACGGACTCTTGCTTGTATTTAGACATCGTTGAAAAATACTTCAATATGCAAAAATTTGGTAAGCTCAGTCCAGAAGCAACTAGATACATAATAAAGAACTTCAAGGACAGATTCGACGCTAAACCAGAGCTGTATACGGTTTACTTTCTTCGTACGAAAACGTTGGCGAGATTGTTAACTAGCGAAGAGGCCAAAActcttattttaaaattagctCAAGCTGAATATCTAGAAAACTGGTTTACCTATAAGAATATAGAACCGCTTATATTAAAAGTTAATGCTAACGAACGAGCAGCATTTAAAAAACAGATATTTGTCGATAAGAATGTTGGAGATAAGATAAAAGAGTGGAAATATCCGATACCTATTAAAATAGAACCAGAAATAATCAGAGACCGAAATATTTTCAAGGATGCTGAAGCTAAACCTATTTGCTTCGAGCGACAAATGCGCTTTAAAAGAATGCTCAAAAAAAGGAAATATGGCAAGTGGGATTCGATTGTTACACAAAAATCACCATTAGATCTACTATTCGACAAATATcgctttaaaaatttcaacagtGCGTTCCATGAACTCACACAAAAGTTACCGAGTGAAGGAACGATTGAGGGTAGAATGAACATATTCCTGGTGCTCGTGAGTAAAAGTGGCGGAGTTCCGGAGCAAGTGGACAAGTTGCTGACGCTGTTGGTGACGAAGCACATGAACGAGCCCAGCAACCTGCGAGCGGCAGTCGTCAGATCCCTTGTGAAGCGAGCCGCCGCGTGGCGACTACCCGACCCCACCTGGGACATGATGATCAACTTTGGTCATCATTTGGGACTGGATGGAGGGATAGCCGAGTTAGAATGTATCGAGGGTATACATGCAGTGGTATTGCGACATTTAATTAATGATATACCATTAACGGATGCGATAATAACGGCGTTTCTTAAAGACTCCTCCACCCTGAGAGATTACAAGTTGAATTTCAAAGAGAGAGCAGTCGTAGGTCCTAGACTTGCGAAGATTTTTCTGGATAGCGAACCGAATATGTTTTTGGATACGCTAGATGAATACAAACTCGAGATTAAGGATATCCTTGATGCTGAAACCACTCTGGTTGAAAAGGCACGGACTGATGCTGGTTTTTTACGACAATTATTTGACCGTAAAATAGGAAGACGACTTCTTCTGAAGGAAACATTTCAATTAATCGACAACGACGCATCATACATTAATGTTTTGAAACATGACGCGTCTGTGCTTGAGAATGGCGTAAAATTTGCATCATTACTAAAGGAGAAGCGTCCTCATCATGACCGATTTTTACGGGCTCTTGCTCTTTATTTTAATGAGCCTAATGGTCTGGCTGAGCTACATAAAACTTTATTACTCGACGAAATGAAGTCCAACCCCCAATCTTGGATTGCGCGTGCGATCAACATTCTCTCaacaaatctttttttaaatctcaaaGTTGTAGACGATATAGACAATAAAGCAGATAAAAAACGACTAGGCGCGGCGTTTAGAGCAACTGCGCACAAAATTAGACCAACATTGAATATTGATAGTGTTGATTGGCAAACATTAGGTGCTAAAGCTGTTgccaataaagtttttatttgcaGAGCGAAGGATCAGAAATCCTATGTAAATTTACTCTTGCAATGGAGACGCACTGTAAGGATTGCTACGCGTTTGGGTCTAAGTTCGAAATCTTCTAAAGAAATCTTTGTAGCTGCTAGCAAATTGCGCCCAGCGGCTGTTTTAAAAATGGCAGCTAAAACCTATCTCAGACAACAAACCATCGATCCCCAAGTCTGGGAAGTAATAAAAAAGCTGATCAAGGAATTAGTAACAGATAAAAGGAGCAAATACCTTTTAAATTCATTGAAGAAGAACAAAAATATCCCGGACGATATTAAAGCTGAATACTGGGTATTGCTTTATGaagttttttcaaaaattaataaagaagATGCAACGAATATTCTTTGTAAAGTTGAAAATGTGTTGCCACTAGTAGAAGACCATATTTTAATACGTAGTATAATCgacaagtatttaaataaagaatttgttTTTGAGAACATTGTTGCACACGAATACGAAAAAACAGAAATTCATGGCCTAAATTTGCGTATTATGGTAAAATACTTGATGATGTGCACATCTGAAATTGAACAAAAAGAGAGACTTGATAATGTATGTGATGCATTCTTCAATAAAGCAGCTACTTTAAATGAAACTCTAGGGGAGGAAGCCAAAAAAAAGTTATACGGACTCCTTTATAGAGTAATAAGagcattaaaatataacaaggCATATTTGGGTAACTACGCATGCAGTTTGCCAGTATTTCAGAGAATAATGGAaaacatgaaaaaaatactCCCAATGGAGCAATATTTGGCTCTATACATAGAAATACGTATTATTATGCTGTACTATAATTCAGTGAAAGAATCAATGAAAGAAAATCCAAGTATCTTCGAAAAATTAGACAAGAATATAGAAGATGCTATTGAATCGGTCGGCGTAAAGCTTGGAGAAAGAATAGACAGTGATATAAAACAATTGACCGTTGAATACTTTTTTTCTATCGTCGATATATACAAGCATGTActtgtattatttttacatcACTTTGAATATGATGAAGGACATAATCCCATAGCCCTGCCAATGATTAAAGGTATGTTTTGCAAAAAACGTACTGAATCTTTGGTCCTAGTCGAGCACATATTCTCCAGAGGGGAATGTCCTATTGATCATAGGGACAAAACTTTAGACACCCTAAAATCGTTTAATAATACGATCATTAATATGTTGATATATGCTCATTCGTAA